The window CACCGTTGATGGAGCCCACGACCGTGAGTTCCTTGCCCATGATCCCGGACAGCGGGAACGGTTCGCCGACCGGGCCGGTGCTGCCGATGACCACGAACGTACCGCGGGCGGCGGCCATGCCGATAGCCTCGGGGCCGACACTGGGTGCACCCGCGACGTCGATGATGAAGTTCGCGCCGGCGCCGCCGGTCAACTCCATCACCTGCGTGACGATCCCCTCGCTGCCCGCCGAGATGTTGACGGTGTGATCGGCGCCGAACCGCTTCGCGATCTCGAGCCGCTCGTCGGGGCCGCCGACGGTGATGACCTTGGACGCGCCCGAGACCTTGGCGACCGCCGTCGCGAACACGCCGAGCGCGCCCGCACCCTGCACGACGACGGTGTCGCCCACGCGGACGCCGCCGGCGCGGTCGAAACCGCGCAGCACGGTCTTGGCAGCACACCCGGCCATCGCCGCCCACGCGTCCTTGACCTCATCGGGCAGGATGAGCTTCTGCGCACCCGGGGTGACGTATGCGTACTCCGACAGGCCCGCGGTCGCGAACGGTGGCACATCGCTCCGCTGCATGAAGCCATAGCCACGGCGCTGGCAGAACACCGGCTCGCGCAGCACGGTGCATCCGAAGCACTGCCCGCACACCGACTCGGACCAGCCGATGCGCTGGCCGATCTCGAGCGGGCGTCCGGTGGCGTCGTGTGCGCCCTCACCCACCGCGATTACCTCGCCGACCATTTCGTGGCCAAGAACCATCGGCAGCATTCCGGGGAAGCTCATCTTGCCTTCCCAGATCTCGATGTCGGTGCCGCACAGCGTGGAGCAGACCAGCCGCACCAGGGCGGCGCCGGGTTCGATGGTCTCGGGCAGCGGCAGGTCCTGCAGCTCGAGCGGGGCACCATGCTCGACGAGGACGGCGGCTCGGGTGGATGTGGGAAGCGTCATCGCAATTCCATTTCTTCCGGTTCTTCCGGTTCGAAGAAGTTGTCACTCCTTCGCGGCGTGTGGTTTAGTCTACATACGTTGACACAACGTGCCACAAGTGAGAAGAGGAACGCGTGATCAATGACGACGTCCGCGCGGATCTGGTGTTGCGAGGCGGCCGGGTCCACGTGCTGGATGCACAGGACACGCGCGCCCAAGCGATCGCCATCGGCGACGGTCGCATCCTCGCGGTCGGGGCAGACACCGACATTGAGCCGTACATCGACGCCGGCACCGATGTCGTGGAGCTGGAAGGGCGGGCGGTGCTCCCCGGCATCAACGACTCCCATCTGCACGCGTCGTGGCTCGGCGGCATGTGGCCCGACACCGTGTTCGGTGCCGGTGGGCCGCGCGAGGGAGCACTCGTCCACGACGATGCGCAACGACGTGAAGCCATACTGCGCGCCGGTGAGGTGATCGCTTCGCTCGGCATCACGAGCTATACCGAGCCGGGCATCGGCCCCGGCGAAGACGACGGACCCACCGGCAGCTTCGGCCAGCCCGTACTCGACCTGTATCGCACGCTCGACGCCGAAGGACTGCTGCGAGCGCGAGTGAACCTGCTGCTGGTATTCGGCCTCATCGACGGGCCGGCGCGCACGCAGGCCATCCTCGACGGCATCCGCGACGCCGACACGACCGTCCGCGATCCCGCGCGGTTCCGCATCGCGGGCGTGAAGATCTTCGGCGACGGCATCCCGCCCATGCGGAATGCTTACATCCACGGGCGGTACGACGACGGCACGCACGGTGCGCTGCTGCTCGACGGCGGCGACGACGACGAGCGCGAAGCGCACCTGCGCACCGCGATCGTGGCTGCTCACGAAGCGGGCCTGCAGGTGGCCGTGCACGCCACCGGCGACCGCACCATCGACGTGGTGGTGGATGCCGTCCGTCGGGCCGTCGCGCAGCATCCCGCCGACCTGCGACATTATGTCGTGCACGCCGACCTGCTGCCGCGGGACACCGCGCCGCTGCTGGCCGAGGCCGGCATGGGCGCGACGATCCAGGCCGGGATCGCGGCGGTGACCTCGGAGTGGGCAGCGGCGGCCACCGGCGGACCCGTGCCGACGCCCGACTGGCCGGCGCGCGCTCTGTTCGATGCGGGTGTCCCGTTCACGCTCAGCTCGGACGCCCCGGTGCTGCCCCCGGACTGGCGCACCGAGATCGCCGCCGCCGACCGGCTGCTCGGCCCCGCGGCCGATGCCCGGGCGCGCCTGCACGAGCTGCTGCGCCGCTACACGGCGGTGCCGGCCTGGCAGGACCACGCCGAGAGCTGGAAGGGCACTCTCGAGCCGGGCAAGGTCGCCGACCTCGCCGTGCTCTCGGACGACCCCGACGCTGTCGGCGCCCAGGGCCTGCCCACACTCCGCATCGAGCGCACGTACCTCGGCGGCGAGGTCGTCTACGACGCCGCTTCCGCGCCGATCGCGACCGGTGAGGCGTAGCCCGCGGCATCCGTGGTCGTGGCGGCAACGATGAAGGGGTGGATGCCGCAAGCCGCGGCATCCACCCCTTTACGCCGGCGCTCAGGCCAGGAGCTGGCCGCCGTCAACCGGCAGGCTGACACCCGTGATGTCGGCTGCGCCGTCCGAGGCGAGGAACACCGCCGCTGCCGCGACCTGCGCCGGGTCGGCCATCTGCCTGAGCGGGATGCGAGCAAGCCAGGCCTCACGCATCGGCGAGCCGTCCGGCATGCCCATCTTCATCATCGGTGTATCGACGGGCCCTGGCGCGACCGCGTTGACGCGGATGCCATGTGCGGCTAGTTCGATGGCGGCCCACCGGGTCTGCGCGTCGACGGCGGCTTTGCTCGTCTCGTAGGCACCCATGCCCGGGGTGGGCTGGCGTCCGCCGATGGACGAGATGTTC is drawn from Microbacterium protaetiae and contains these coding sequences:
- a CDS encoding amidohydrolase — translated: MINDDVRADLVLRGGRVHVLDAQDTRAQAIAIGDGRILAVGADTDIEPYIDAGTDVVELEGRAVLPGINDSHLHASWLGGMWPDTVFGAGGPREGALVHDDAQRREAILRAGEVIASLGITSYTEPGIGPGEDDGPTGSFGQPVLDLYRTLDAEGLLRARVNLLLVFGLIDGPARTQAILDGIRDADTTVRDPARFRIAGVKIFGDGIPPMRNAYIHGRYDDGTHGALLLDGGDDDEREAHLRTAIVAAHEAGLQVAVHATGDRTIDVVVDAVRRAVAQHPADLRHYVVHADLLPRDTAPLLAEAGMGATIQAGIAAVTSEWAAAATGGPVPTPDWPARALFDAGVPFTLSSDAPVLPPDWRTEIAAADRLLGPAADARARLHELLRRYTAVPAWQDHAESWKGTLEPGKVADLAVLSDDPDAVGAQGLPTLRIERTYLGGEVVYDAASAPIATGEA
- a CDS encoding zinc-binding dehydrogenase, whose translation is MTLPTSTRAAVLVEHGAPLELQDLPLPETIEPGAALVRLVCSTLCGTDIEIWEGKMSFPGMLPMVLGHEMVGEVIAVGEGAHDATGRPLEIGQRIGWSESVCGQCFGCTVLREPVFCQRRGYGFMQRSDVPPFATAGLSEYAYVTPGAQKLILPDEVKDAWAAMAGCAAKTVLRGFDRAGGVRVGDTVVVQGAGALGVFATAVAKVSGASKVITVGGPDERLEIAKRFGADHTVNISAGSEGIVTQVMELTGGAGANFIIDVAGAPSVGPEAIGMAAARGTFVVIGSTGPVGEPFPLSGIMGKELTVVGSINGDVSDYFHAIEFFRAFADRYDWDALFSAPVGLTEASECIVHMHEQTELKAVVDPRLG